The Caproicibacterium amylolyticum genome includes the window TGCCGGAGGTGGAGTATTTTCTGCGGGAATTCCTGCCCAGCTACCGCCTGACGCTGGATGAACAGCAGTAAAAATGAGGCATTGTAAATTTTCTTTTATTTTCTCTGTAAGAATATAACGCATGTCCTTTTTTAGTATACTATTACGGATAACATGAAAAAAACTGTCAGCTAACCAAATAAAAAGGGTTGATGTTGTGAAAAAACAGAAGCGGCCTCCTTTGGCCAAGAAATATATTGTCCGCAATATCCTGATTCTGGTGCTCAGCGCAGTTGTGCTGGTGGCAGGTTCCGGCTGTATTTATGTGGACAATTTGATGAGCAAGGGCAATTTCGTGGCTGATTCCACCATCGTCAGCACGCCAATTACAGCCAGCACCGTGGATTCCGGCACAAAGTACAACTCTTCCGGCGCCAATCAGGTAAACGGTCTGCTGAAAGATGAAGCAATTACCAATATTCTGCTGATTGGCGTGGACGATTACCAGAAAGACGACCCCATCGGCCGTTCTGACAGCATGATGCTGATTAGTCTGGACAACCGCCACAAAAAGCTGAAGCTGACCTCTTTCATGCGTGACACTTATGTGGCGATTCCAAATAACGGCTCCAATAAGCTGAATGCCGCGTACCATTTCGGTGCATATGATGTCATTGAGAACGGAAAGGCGCAGGCAGGTGACGTCACCAGTGTCAATGCAGGTGCACAGCTTTGTATTCAGACCATGGAACTGAATTTTGGTATGGACATTGACCGTTATGTGGTAGTCAAGGATTCTGCGTTTGACGATGTGGTCGGAATCCTTGGCGGTGTGGATGTGAATCTGACTGCCAGAGAAGCTGCATTTATCAACCAGTACTCCGGTGCCGGATGCACATTGGAGGAAAAGGACGGCGTGCAGCATTTGGATGGTGCACAGGCACATTACTACGGGCGTATTCGTGACGACAGTGTAAAAAATGTTTTTGGCCATGTCAATGATGAGGGCCGTGCGGAGCGTCAGCGCGCCGTTGTTACATCCGTCGTAAACAAGTTTAAAACCAGCGACCTGAATAAAATTTCCCAGCTTGCTTCCGGTGTGCTGCCAAAGGTCATTACCAACTTCAGCCGCGACGAGATTTACGGCTTTCTGATGCAGGCTGTGACTATCATGAACTACCCGATTAAGCAAAGCCAGATTCCGGCAGTGGGAAATTACACAACGCCGAAAATTACTATTGGCGGTGAGCCGGCATATATCGTTCAGATTACCAGCAACAAAAAAGTCGTTTCGGACGCGCTGACCTTTATTTATGAAAATGACAAGCCGGATGTTTCTAGCATAGGCCTTGCCGCAACTGCTAATACAGCAGACAGCGCCGCAGAAACTTCCACTGCAAAGAGCACTGCAGATTCCACAGATACCACCGGCAACGGCGAATAAGAAGAAGTCCAGAGCTGCCGCAGAGCATCCATGCTCCGGCAGCTTTTTTGTGCTGTTTGGAAAGGAATATATAATGATATCGAACACGCCACTTTATTCTGCCCTGCTAAAACACCAAGCTCTGCGCCGGGCACCGTTTCATACACCGGGGCACAAGTGTGCACCCGGCGCTTTGCCGCAAGATTTGCTGGCGCTGGATTTCACGGAACTGCCGGATACTGACAGCCTGTTTGAAGCGGATGGGCCAATTTTACAGGCAGAACAAGCTGCCGCACGGTTGTTTCAGGCGAAGCGGACGCTGTTTTCCGCTGGCGGCTGCTCCCTGTGCATTCAGGCAATGCTGCGTCTGGCCTGCCCGCAGGGTGGGCGGGTGCTTTGTGCGCGGAATGTACACCGTTCGGCGGTTAACACGATGGCACTGCTTGGGTTGGAACCCGTGTGGTCAGTACCGGACGCGATACTGTCTGCATTAAAAAATAATACGAAAAGTATAAACGCGTGTTATGTTACCAGTCCGGATTATTATGGCCGCCTGCAGGATATTCCGGCACTTGCGGGACTTTGCCGTCAAAAACACATTCCGCTGCTGGTGGATAATGCCCATGGAACACAGCTGGCATTTACACAGCCGGATCTGCATCCGCTGCACTTAGGTGCCAGCATGACGGCGGACAGCACCCATAAAACTTTAAATGTACTTACCGGCGGTGCATGGCTGCAAATTGGTGAGGAACGCTATGTGCAGGATGCCAAGGAGGCAATGAGTCTGTTTGCCTCCACCAGTCCTTCGTATCCCATCATGGCAAGTCTGGACCTTGCACGTGCGTATCAGGAAGAGCACCCCGCCGCCTTCGCGGAAGTTCAGCGGCAGGTGCGGGTGCTTTCTCAAACGGCACAGCGAATCGGTATAACAAATGTCAGTGATGACCCTACCCGCCTTGCCCTGCGCACATCGGACATCGGTCTGACCGGTGCGGCAGCAGCAGAGATTTTTCGGGAAAACGGTGTGGAGCCGGAAATGGCGGACGGCGGCTTTGTGGTGTTCATTTGTACCCCATGGAACACGGAAGCGGATTATCAGCGGCTTGCAAAGGGTCTTTCCGCGCTGCCCATCGGAAAACCCCTGCCGCCGATTCCGGAACTGCCGCCCCTGCCGCCGGTGCGTTTACCGCTGCGGCAGGCAGTTTTTGCCCCGGCACATGCCGTGTCTTTGGAACAGGCAGTGGGCCGCATAGCCGCCGAAGCGGCCTGTCCCTGCCCACCGGGAATCCCGGTGGTGATGCCTGGAGAGGAAGTTACACAAGAAGTGGCACAGTTCCTTCGTGGGTATGGCTTTTTTTCACTGCATGTGCTATAATGCAGACAAAGAAATTGAGCTTTTTCCGGCTGGCGTTTCTGCATAGAATAATCGGCCGGATTTATGCATAATCTTCTCCATTGAACTGAAAACGGGCAGGAGGAATGGTCTATGAAACTGGTATTTGCGATTGTAGGGAATGACGACGCTCCACTGGTGAACAGCAGTTTGACAAAGGCGGGCTTTCAGGTAACGAAGCTTGCAACGACCGGCGGCTTTCTGAAGGCCGGCAACACAACCTTTATTATCGGTACAGAAGATGAAAAGGTGGAAAAGGTGATGGACCTGCTGCGCAAACAGTGCAGCCGCCGCACACAGATGATGCCCAGCACGGCTACTACAGACGGCACCATGTACTCTTCTTACCCCATCGAGGTTGCGGTGGGCGGTGCAACCGTCTTTGTACTGGACGTCGACCGCTTTGAAAAGCTGTGAAGCTGAATCTCCCGGAAATGCTGTGTCCGCCCGCCGTGCGGGCGGCATTGCTTTCTG containing:
- a CDS encoding LCP family protein, with the protein product MAKKYIVRNILILVLSAVVLVAGSGCIYVDNLMSKGNFVADSTIVSTPITASTVDSGTKYNSSGANQVNGLLKDEAITNILLIGVDDYQKDDPIGRSDSMMLISLDNRHKKLKLTSFMRDTYVAIPNNGSNKLNAAYHFGAYDVIENGKAQAGDVTSVNAGAQLCIQTMELNFGMDIDRYVVVKDSAFDDVVGILGGVDVNLTAREAAFINQYSGAGCTLEEKDGVQHLDGAQAHYYGRIRDDSVKNVFGHVNDEGRAERQRAVVTSVVNKFKTSDLNKISQLASGVLPKVITNFSRDEIYGFLMQAVTIMNYPIKQSQIPAVGNYTTPKITIGGEPAYIVQITSNKKVVSDALTFIYENDKPDVSSIGLAATANTADSAAETSTAKSTADSTDTTGNGE
- a CDS encoding aminotransferase class I/II-fold pyridoxal phosphate-dependent enzyme, which produces MISNTPLYSALLKHQALRRAPFHTPGHKCAPGALPQDLLALDFTELPDTDSLFEADGPILQAEQAAARLFQAKRTLFSAGGCSLCIQAMLRLACPQGGRVLCARNVHRSAVNTMALLGLEPVWSVPDAILSALKNNTKSINACYVTSPDYYGRLQDIPALAGLCRQKHIPLLVDNAHGTQLAFTQPDLHPLHLGASMTADSTHKTLNVLTGGAWLQIGEERYVQDAKEAMSLFASTSPSYPIMASLDLARAYQEEHPAAFAEVQRQVRVLSQTAQRIGITNVSDDPTRLALRTSDIGLTGAAAAEIFRENGVEPEMADGGFVVFICTPWNTEADYQRLAKGLSALPIGKPLPPIPELPPLPPVRLPLRQAVFAPAHAVSLEQAVGRIAAEAACPCPPGIPVVMPGEEVTQEVAQFLRGYGFFSLHVL
- a CDS encoding cyclic-di-AMP receptor codes for the protein MKLVFAIVGNDDAPLVNSSLTKAGFQVTKLATTGGFLKAGNTTFIIGTEDEKVEKVMDLLRKQCSRRTQMMPSTATTDGTMYSSYPIEVAVGGATVFVLDVDRFEKL